The DNA window CGGGCAGGTCAACCCAACGACGGGGACGCGCGAAAACGGCAAAACGGATATCTCATCGGACTTCAACTTTGGTCTGAACCAGATCGCGCCGTTTGCGTTGCGGGGTGGGTCGGGTCGCTGGTATGAAAGCTTCCGGTTTGGCCTCGACGTCAGCGGATCGATCACGGTCAGTAACACGATTCGCCGGTCAATCGACACCAGTGGGCTGGGTTTCGCCGTCGTCACGGGTGGCTCGAGCGTGTCGCTGGTTAGCGCCGTCGAGCGCGCCCGCGACAGTGCCAACCGGGCGCAGCGAATTCTGAACGGACAGATCGTGTCAGACCCCAACTTGATTGCCTTCAGTCTGGCTAATTCTGGCGTGATCTGGAACAATCGAGTGGTACAGGCCCGGTACAGCATTCCGATCACGCTGCCGAACATCAAGCTGCTGCGCTATGTCAACGTGACGCCGGGATTCTCGCTACAGGGCGACATTTTTACGAAAAAGCTGAATTACACGTACGTTCAGGCACAGGATGCTGTCCGAATTGATACGGCAAGGGGATTCTTTCCGTCGTACAACTTCGCCGTTAATGCCAGCGCTAACACCCGCTTTTACGGCACGTTCTTCGTACGCGGCAAGCGAATTGAGGCCATCCGACACACAGTAGCGCCGTCGATCTCATTCAGTTATATCCCTGACTTTACAAATCCAGCATTTGGCTTATTTCAAACGCTACAGCCCGTTGGCTCATTGGCGAACCTGCCCGAATACCGGCGAACGTTGTCTGTTTTCAGGGGCCTGGGTGGGAGTTCCGGAACGGGTAGTACGCAATCGGCAATTATCTCGTTCGGTATCGTTAACCAGCTGGAGATGAAGGTCAGGACGCGCGGGGGTGATTCGACGGGACAGGACTTTAAGAAAATTCCCATCTTCGACAACATCAGTATCAACGGCAACTACAACCTGCTGGCGCCCGACTTCAAACTATCGCCGATTGCGATCAGCGCCAACACGCAGATTTTTAAGAACGTTAGCTTTAACCTGTCGTCGACGTTCGATCCGTACGCCAACCGCCCGTACGGCGGAACGCCGTTGTACAGTCTGCCGAATGCAGGCAGTGGCTCAACGGCTCAGCCGCCCCTGACCTACTCAGACTATATTCTTTACAGTAACAGCTACTTGTTCGGTTCGCAGCAATACGCCCGTGTGCCGGGAGTGTATGCCATTCAGGCCGGGCAGGGGCTGGCCCGACTGACGAGTATGCAGGCTTACGTCAGCACACGATTTGCACCCAAAAAGTCGCAGCAGAAGCGCGGAGTGGGGAGTACGAACGGGATTCCAAACGTCAACGTAAACGATGCTACGGTACGGGCCATCAATCAGAACCCTGAACTGTACGTTGATTTTAACATTCCCTGGACGGTGAACGTCAGCTACACGTTTGGCCTGACGAAGTTCAATCCGGAATACTCGCAGGTAATTCAGGCCCTGACCCTGACCGGTGACCTGAGTCTGACACCCAAGTGGAAAGTGACGTTTAGCTCTGGTTACGACTTCCAGTACAAGCGCCCGACGCTGACGACCATCGGCATCAATCGTGACCTGCACTGCTGGGAAATGGCCTTCAACTGGACCCCTTACTCCGGCAGCAACATCCGGCAGGGTAACTATTCGTTCGATCTGCGTGCCCGCTCGTCCATCCTTCAGGAGTTGAAGCTGAGCCGTCGCCGTAGCTTCTACGATAACGGCGGTTTTTACCGGTAGGCTGCGCGGGTTTGAGGTTTGATGTATAAAGTTTAAGGTTGGCTGACGCGATGGTTCTGTTGCGCTGGCCAACCTTAAACTTTATACATCAAACCTCAAACCCGCACCGCTTACTGCTCCCGATTGACCGGCTCGGTCATGATGGTATGGCCCATCTTGTCGCGCTTGGTGCGGAGGTAAAACTCGTTATGCGGATTTGCCGGAATCTCGATGGGTACCGTATCGACGATTTCCAGTCCGTAGCCCATCAGGCCCGCCCGTTTTTTCGGATTGTTGGAAATCAGCTTCAGCTTGCGTATACCGAGATCACGCAGAATCTGCGCGCCAATGCCGTAATCACGGGCATCCATCGGCAGACCCAGCTCCAGATTTGCTTCGACCGTGTCGCGGCCCATTTCCTGTAGCTTGTAGGCTTTCAGCTTGTTGAGCAGACCGATACCGCGCCCTTCCTGAAACATATAAACGACCACGCCTTTACCAGCCGCTTCAACCATCTTCATCGATGCATGAAGCTGTGGGCCACAGTCGCAGCGGCAGGAGCCAAAGATGTCGCCCGTGACGCACGACGAATGGACGCGCACCAGTACCGGCTCGTTGGGCTCCCACGTGCCTTTGACCAGCGCCAGATGCGTATCGCCCGTGTTGCTTTGCTTATAAGCGATTAGGTCAAAATGCCCCCATTCAGTCGGCATATCGACACCGATTTCGCGCCGAATCAGCGTTTCCGTACGCAGCCGATATTCGATCAAGTCTTGGATGCTGACGAGTTTCATTCCGAAGCGGTCGGCCATAACGCGCAACTCCGGCAGCCGCGCCATCGTACCGTCCTCGTTCAGTACTTCAATCAGCACACCCACCGGGGCTAACCCGGCCAGCCGCGCCAGATCGACGGCTGCTTCGGTATGCCCTGCCCGGCGGATAACGCCCTCATCGACAGCCCGCAGCGGAAAAATGTGCCCCGGCCGACCCAAATCGTCGGGTTTCGTGTCGGGATCAACCAGTGCCCGGATGGTCTTGGCCCGGTCAGACGCCGAAATGCCCGTTGTGCAGCCGTTACCCAGCAGATCGACCGACACCGTAAATGGCGTGGTGTGTACCGATGTGTTGCTGGTAACCATCATGTCGAGGCCGAGTTCGTCGCATCGGTCCTGCGTTAATGGCGCGCACATCAGTCCGCGGGCTTCCCGAATCATGAAATTGACCATTTCGGGCGTAATCAGCTCGGCCGCGCAGATCATATCCCCCTCATTCTCGCGGTCTTCATCGTCGACGACGAGCACGATTTTACCGGCCCGGATATCGGCAATGGCGTCTTCGATTGAGTCGAGTTTCAGGGCCTGAGAATTTGTATTGAAATCCGACGTGTCGGCGATGTTGGTACTATTCTTGTCCATGAGTTTGGTTGATGGGTACCGACGTCCGTACTTTTGACGTTGGCGTAAAATTAACCATGACGGTGTGCATCGTTAATCAACTGCTCAGAAAACCGTTTTCCAGAAAGATACGTTTCGCCGGGCGCGAAAATGTCGCCGGGCGCGTTTTTCGAGTGATACCCAACTGCTTGACACAAAATCAGACGACTGGTTCAACTCTTTACCCGCTGTGCAAATTTTAGGAACGTGGCTAACTGAAAAGGGGGCAAAAATCGGGCAAACCAGCCTATTCGCTGCGCTGTTGATAGTGATAACAGCAACACTGGCGGTTGCGCAAAATGTATGCATAAATCCTGTCAATCCAGGAGAGTTCTCGGTAAGCAAGAGTAGAG is part of the Spirosoma rhododendri genome and encodes:
- a CDS encoding putative LPS assembly protein LptD, giving the protein MRPTRISLTLTRLFLCLICLFWAIGATGQTRPASTTTTPGTSKSGVSTRPASTTARPGTIRRIQPRTITPGIVSPNVVIPESLTGRVGDSTRTAKKDTAQSDATFQTTVKYQAKDSTIYLADGQTVELFGDASVIYGDISLKAAYIRLNYITNEVYAHGRYDSTAKKTIGQPVFQDGEGKYDTKEIRYNFKSKKGKIQGVITQQGEGNIRGVSVKKDAEDNLYIGKAIYTTCNLATPHFHINASKLKVIHNKQVVAGPFNLVISQVPLPLGLPFGFFPFPKRKEIGVSGVLIPQYGEEPNGRGFYLRDGGYYWAVNENLGLQFKGQIYSRGSWGLGLSSAYNKRYRYSGSFNLAFNRNRSGDRVDISQQPRNDFSINWAHSPVPRGRGSFSANVNASSNSYNQFNSYTGTNNYISNVAASSVQYSRTLGQYARFGANLRVNQQFGQVNPTTGTRENGKTDISSDFNFGLNQIAPFALRGGSGRWYESFRFGLDVSGSITVSNTIRRSIDTSGLGFAVVTGGSSVSLVSAVERARDSANRAQRILNGQIVSDPNLIAFSLANSGVIWNNRVVQARYSIPITLPNIKLLRYVNVTPGFSLQGDIFTKKLNYTYVQAQDAVRIDTARGFFPSYNFAVNASANTRFYGTFFVRGKRIEAIRHTVAPSISFSYIPDFTNPAFGLFQTLQPVGSLANLPEYRRTLSVFRGLGGSSGTGSTQSAIISFGIVNQLEMKVRTRGGDSTGQDFKKIPIFDNISINGNYNLLAPDFKLSPIAISANTQIFKNVSFNLSSTFDPYANRPYGGTPLYSLPNAGSGSTAQPPLTYSDYILYSNSYLFGSQQYARVPGVYAIQAGQGLARLTSMQAYVSTRFAPKKSQQKRGVGSTNGIPNVNVNDATVRAINQNPELYVDFNIPWTVNVSYTFGLTKFNPEYSQVIQALTLTGDLSLTPKWKVTFSSGYDFQYKRPTLTTIGINRDLHCWEMAFNWTPYSGSNIRQGNYSFDLRARSSILQELKLSRRRSFYDNGGFYR
- a CDS encoding bifunctional 3,4-dihydroxy-2-butanone-4-phosphate synthase/GTP cyclohydrolase II; the protein is MDKNSTNIADTSDFNTNSQALKLDSIEDAIADIRAGKIVLVVDDEDRENEGDMICAAELITPEMVNFMIREARGLMCAPLTQDRCDELGLDMMVTSNTSVHTTPFTVSVDLLGNGCTTGISASDRAKTIRALVDPDTKPDDLGRPGHIFPLRAVDEGVIRRAGHTEAAVDLARLAGLAPVGVLIEVLNEDGTMARLPELRVMADRFGMKLVSIQDLIEYRLRTETLIRREIGVDMPTEWGHFDLIAYKQSNTGDTHLALVKGTWEPNEPVLVRVHSSCVTGDIFGSCRCDCGPQLHASMKMVEAAGKGVVVYMFQEGRGIGLLNKLKAYKLQEMGRDTVEANLELGLPMDARDYGIGAQILRDLGIRKLKLISNNPKKRAGLMGYGLEIVDTVPIEIPANPHNEFYLRTKRDKMGHTIMTEPVNREQ